A single uncultured Acetobacterium sp. DNA region contains:
- a CDS encoding non-ribosomal peptide synthetase, with protein sequence MNIQNSFIQLKTSDVTITYLETDGQEITQTYAALFENATKVLGGFQSKGLKKGALLVLQLKSIQAQITCFWAGILGGMVPAILPIAQDEKSRAYLQCVLETLDQPVIISDLDGLATLFENNLLMYRALLASPAGTITTVADSDPGMIQFTSGTSSDPKGAILTTKNLLEGGIASSIIVRENIQERYLSWLPLSHCFGFVGYHLVPIVNNFPQYLMNPLQFVQNPNRWLEKLSQFSATVTGAALFGIEHLLKVGIKQNRAVDLSTVYICFCGGEDVNQLSLTAFETQTATMGWIKDTLKPAYGLSETTMGVAYTPYGSSFQVDHFLGSGIAIGEKLFFCDPDEDTISRMSVGVLDECNEVVIKDLDGNVLDPEYLGLIHIRGTNVMKGYYSKDNNAPTGLDENGWFNTGDLGFFRNSWLNIFGRYKDIIIVNGENYLVSDLEKTGRKAFSENANLILVQGKDGLTQENCLILFSDSKDPETLTLAGQSISATWQLPIQWGVMIDEIPKTTSGKINRLALAIGWENGDYNNYDHALHLGSTSESTLDGPYQEMAAYWTKILKISPAMISLDSHFVFDLGGDSLSLIDLLHQLEKAYGVTISTDQIRNRLTLKEMTNYVQTL encoded by the coding sequence ATGAATATACAAAATTCATTTATACAGCTAAAAACCAGTGATGTCACCATCACCTATTTAGAGACGGATGGTCAGGAAATAACCCAGACCTACGCCGCCCTTTTTGAAAATGCTACCAAAGTCCTCGGCGGATTCCAGTCTAAGGGACTTAAAAAGGGAGCCCTGCTCGTTTTACAACTCAAAAGCATCCAAGCCCAGATCACCTGTTTCTGGGCCGGAATCTTAGGCGGGATGGTGCCAGCCATCCTGCCCATTGCCCAGGATGAAAAATCCCGGGCTTACCTGCAATGCGTCCTGGAGACGCTGGATCAGCCGGTCATTATCAGCGATCTGGACGGCCTAGCCACGCTTTTTGAGAACAATCTGCTGATGTATCGGGCGCTACTGGCATCGCCAGCTGGGACCATCACGACAGTAGCAGACAGCGATCCCGGAATGATCCAGTTTACCTCGGGTACCTCCTCTGACCCCAAAGGTGCCATCCTCACCACCAAAAACCTGTTAGAAGGCGGTATCGCCAGCAGTATCATTGTCCGGGAAAACATCCAGGAACGCTATTTGAGCTGGCTGCCCCTCTCCCATTGCTTTGGTTTTGTCGGGTATCATCTGGTTCCCATCGTTAATAACTTTCCCCAGTATCTAATGAATCCGCTGCAATTTGTGCAAAACCCCAACCGCTGGCTGGAAAAGCTGTCGCAGTTTTCAGCCACCGTCACCGGGGCGGCCCTCTTTGGCATTGAACACCTCCTGAAAGTCGGCATTAAACAGAACCGCGCTGTGGATCTGTCCACCGTATATATCTGTTTTTGCGGCGGTGAAGACGTTAACCAACTTTCATTAACCGCTTTTGAGACACAGACGGCGACCATGGGTTGGATTAAGGACACCTTAAAACCCGCTTATGGCCTCAGTGAAACAACCATGGGCGTCGCTTATACCCCCTATGGATCGTCTTTCCAGGTGGATCATTTTTTAGGCAGTGGCATTGCCATTGGCGAAAAGTTGTTCTTCTGTGACCCCGATGAGGATACCATCAGCCGGATGTCAGTGGGGGTTTTGGATGAATGCAACGAAGTCGTCATCAAAGATCTGGATGGAAATGTGTTGGATCCCGAATATTTGGGCCTAATTCATATCCGTGGAACCAATGTGATGAAGGGTTATTATTCTAAAGACAACAATGCACCCACCGGGCTGGATGAAAACGGCTGGTTCAATACTGGCGATCTCGGCTTTTTCCGCAACAGCTGGCTGAATATCTTTGGCCGTTATAAAGACATCATCATTGTCAACGGCGAGAATTATCTGGTCTCCGATCTGGAAAAAACCGGCCGAAAAGCTTTTTCGGAAAATGCCAATCTAATTCTGGTTCAAGGCAAAGACGGCCTGACTCAGGAAAATTGTCTGATCCTCTTCAGCGATTCAAAAGATCCCGAAACCCTGACTCTGGCCGGACAGTCTATTTCAGCAACCTGGCAACTCCCGATTCAATGGGGGGTGATGATTGATGAAATCCCCAAAACCACCTCCGGCAAAATCAATCGGCTGGCGCTGGCAATTGGCTGGGAAAATGGCGACTACAACAATTATGATCATGCGCTTCACTTAGGCAGTACCTCCGAGTCAACGCTGGATGGACCTTATCAGGAAATGGCCGCGTACTGGACAAAAATTTTGAAGATTTCCCCTGCGATGATCTCCCTTGACAGCCATTTTGTCTTTGATCTAGGCGGCGATTCCCTGAGTCTCATCGACCTGCTCCACCAGTTGGAAAAAGCTTACGGCGTCACCATCTCTACCGATCAGATCCGCAACCGACTAACCTTAAAAGAAATGACCAATTACGTCCAAACACTTTAA
- a CDS encoding SDR family NAD(P)-dependent oxidoreductase, whose product MAGIHQDKVIIITGSSRGIGYSFAEYLSNEGANIVIIGRNIETAKAAAEKLPTKCIAVQCDISSEEDAIKMVDIVMETYGKIDVLINNAGIFPVKTFSAMTLEDWKAVIDIDLTGTFIATHAVYKVLEKQKRGKIINVASIAGRVGGLGFTHYSAAKGGVIAFTKALAREAARLNIQVNAIAPGVIETDMAKSNFPKYALTEHIKNTPAGRLGTEEDLFGIISFLCSSGSDYIIGQTIAIDGGYTMI is encoded by the coding sequence ATGGCAGGTATCCATCAGGATAAGGTCATTATTATCACCGGTTCATCCCGGGGAATTGGATATTCGTTTGCCGAATATCTTAGTAATGAAGGTGCCAACATCGTCATCATCGGCCGGAACATCGAAACCGCCAAAGCCGCCGCCGAAAAACTGCCTACCAAATGCATTGCTGTACAATGTGATATTTCTTCCGAGGAAGATGCCATTAAAATGGTCGATATCGTGATGGAAACCTATGGCAAGATCGATGTGCTGATTAACAACGCCGGAATCTTCCCGGTTAAAACCTTCAGTGCGATGACTCTGGAAGACTGGAAAGCAGTCATCGATATCGATTTAACCGGCACCTTTATCGCCACCCATGCGGTTTACAAGGTCTTGGAAAAACAGAAACGCGGCAAGATTATCAATGTGGCCTCCATCGCCGGTCGCGTTGGCGGCCTTGGATTTACCCATTATTCAGCTGCTAAAGGTGGCGTCATTGCCTTTACTAAAGCTCTGGCCCGGGAAGCTGCCCGACTGAACATTCAGGTTAATGCCATTGCTCCGGGGGTTATTGAAACCGACATGGCAAAATCAAATTTCCCCAAATACGCCCTCACCGAACATATCAAAAACACCCCGGCTGGACGACTGGGAACGGAAGAAGATCTTTTCGGAATTATTTCCTTCCTGTGTTCTTCGGGCAGTGATTATATCATCGGCCAGACCATCGCTATTGATGGCGGCTACACGATGATATAA
- a CDS encoding lipoyl domain-containing protein, producing MKYEIAIPEFAEGAEEINLRQWLVAVGDTVKKGDNIAEAATDKISIYIESPADGVLSAILAQEDDRVLVGQIIGEIEG from the coding sequence ATGAAATACGAAATTGCTATCCCAGAATTTGCCGAAGGCGCTGAAGAAATTAATTTAAGACAATGGCTGGTCGCTGTTGGCGATACTGTAAAAAAAGGTGACAATATCGCTGAAGCCGCTACCGATAAGATTTCCATCTATATTGAATCACCCGCCGATGGTGTTCTTTCCGCGATCCTGGCGCAAGAAGACGATCGGGTTTTAGTTGGCCAGATTATCGGCGAGATTGAGGGTTAA
- the lipB gene encoding lipoyl(octanoyl) transferase LipB: MKKDLNWIDLGLISYEDAFTIQEKLHQKCVDRTGTDTLLFQENYPVITLGRGTHEKNLLYSTEELTAMGITLTSVSRGGDISYHGNNQLIVSPILHFDQYVKGAHQYVRCLEQVVINLLDHYYLKGKRIKGHSGVWVIDPETGEDKKISALGIAVSHGVTLHGMSINVNPNLQHFNTIIPCGIEDKGVTSMAACGCPPVTLSELRNQFILAFDAMFGTRTVKRTIAEINDI; the protein is encoded by the coding sequence ATGAAAAAAGACCTCAACTGGATTGACCTGGGGCTTATTTCTTATGAAGATGCCTTTACCATTCAAGAAAAGCTCCACCAGAAATGTGTGGATCGCACCGGAACCGACACCCTGCTTTTTCAGGAAAACTATCCGGTTATCACCCTGGGTCGGGGAACCCATGAAAAAAACCTTTTGTATTCTACCGAAGAACTGACAGCAATGGGCATTACGCTGACATCGGTCAGCCGGGGTGGTGATATTTCTTATCACGGCAACAACCAATTGATTGTTTCACCGATTCTGCATTTTGACCAATATGTCAAAGGCGCTCACCAGTATGTACGATGTCTGGAACAGGTCGTTATCAACCTTTTAGATCACTACTATTTAAAAGGCAAACGGATCAAAGGGCACAGTGGCGTCTGGGTTATCGACCCCGAGACTGGCGAGGATAAAAAAATTTCGGCCCTGGGGATTGCGGTGTCTCACGGCGTTACCCTTCACGGTATGTCCATTAATGTCAACCCCAACCTCCAGCATTTTAACACCATCATTCCCTGTGGTATTGAAGATAAGGGTGTAACCTCCATGGCCGCCTGTGGATGCCCCCCCGTCACCCTGTCCGAACTGCGGAATCAGTTTATTCTGGCCTTTGACGCCATGTTTGGAACCCGAACTGTTAAAAGAACCATCGCTGAAATTAATGATATTTAA